One Spiroplasma endosymbiont of Nebria brevicollis DNA window includes the following coding sequences:
- a CDS encoding acyltransferase family protein — MKIKISKDKIVRNSKYELLRFICSLMIIMLHIKGHEKVPENWLFANSQIICNLPVIMFMFLTGFFLVNSNKTRFWYILSTIIIYYFLNLIIGYLIIYYDNLNHCYSTKDLFFGGRDWWYLWTLPIIYLLSPFINLSIKTINKWYFINSLLIIYILFSFFSNLEYNIFGAGQLLFLIIIYCLGAWYKINFEQFGLKKIVFILAIIFLFTLQIINNLLFCFKNILLPITTSNFLSVLSTLALFIIFQNIKIKQNIFLNYIGKLSLPIYLFHYLFEFIIMKNIMSNIDIDINLYPSLFLLIYWTICFLITFIFSLIILYPSNFLILNFNNFLLIIKNKILFISEKIKKFNNEV; from the coding sequence ATGAAAATTAAAATATCAAAAGATAAAATAGTTAGAAATAGTAAATATGAATTATTAAGATTTATTTGTTCTTTAATGATTATAATGTTACATATTAAAGGTCATGAAAAAGTTCCAGAAAATTGATTATTTGCAAATTCACAAATTATTTGTAATTTACCAGTAATTATGTTTATGTTTTTGACTGGCTTTTTTCTAGTAAATTCCAATAAAACCAGATTTTGATATATTTTATCAACTATAATAATTTATTATTTTTTAAATTTAATTATTGGTTATTTAATTATTTATTATGATAATTTAAATCATTGTTATTCAACGAAAGATTTATTTTTTGGAGGTCGTGACTGATGATATTTATGAACATTGCCAATTATTTATTTATTATCACCATTTATTAACCTTTCTATTAAAACTATTAATAAATGATATTTTATTAATAGTTTATTAATTATTTATATTTTATTTTCATTTTTTTCTAATCTAGAATATAACATTTTTGGTGCTGGACAATTATTATTTTTAATAATAATTTATTGTTTAGGAGCTTGATACAAAATAAATTTTGAACAATTTGGACTAAAAAAAATAGTATTTATATTGGCAATAATTTTTTTGTTCACTTTACAAATTATTAATAATTTATTATTTTGTTTTAAAAATATATTATTGCCAATAACAACTTCGAATTTTTTGTCAGTACTTAGCACACTAGCACTTTTTATTATTTTTCAAAATATCAAAATTAAACAAAATATTTTTTTAAATTATATCGGGAAATTATCCTTACCGATATATCTATTTCATTACTTATTTGAATTTATTATTATGAAAAATATAATGTCAAATATTGATATTGATATAAATTTATATCCAAGTTTATTTTTATTAATATATTGAACAATTTGTTTCTTAATAACTTTTATTTTTTCACTAATAATTTTATATCCTAGTAAT
- a CDS encoding L17 family ribosomal protein has product MVDRYKDRNGGYTKLIKVDNRTGYNAPMVLTTFIIYKEWREKSPFRFLF; this is encoded by the coding sequence ATTGTTGATAGATACAAAGATCGTAATGGTGGGTATACAAAATTAATTAAAGTAGATAACAGAACTGGTTATAATGCGCCAATGGTATTAACTACTTTTATAATTTACAAAGAATGAAGAGAAAAATCACCTTTCCGATTCTTATTTTAA
- a CDS encoding NAD(P)-dependent oxidoreductase → MKNMKIGIIGATGKSGLALTKEALKQGYRVVAITRNPSQMPNLDNNSRLTIRKADVTSKSSIKDVVNDIDVLISAYGPTIDSPQSIHEKVAIILIDIMHECPNIKRLLVVGGAGSLLNDKEEILLETSAFPEEWKAHARTQAQSLERYRGSDIDWTYFSPSLMYLPELPTSGKFKIGNNHLIVNKEGKSQISYGDAAGAIINEIREHRFVKKRFTAGYDN, encoded by the coding sequence ATGAAAAATATGAAAATCGGGATTATTGGGGCCACAGGTAAATCAGGTTTAGCTTTAACTAAGGAAGCATTAAAACAAGGGTATCGAGTTGTTGCTATTACAAGAAATCCATCACAAATGCCTAATCTAGATAATAATTCTCGTTTAACCATCCGCAAAGCTGATGTTACTAGTAAAAGTAGCATTAAAGATGTGGTTAATGACATTGATGTGTTAATTAGTGCTTATGGCCCCACAATTGACAGTCCACAATCTATTCATGAAAAAGTAGCAATCATTTTAATTGATATTATGCATGAATGTCCTAATATTAAACGTCTTTTAGTCGTTGGTGGGGCAGGTAGTTTATTAAACGATAAGGAAGAAATATTATTAGAAACTAGTGCTTTTCCTGAAGAATGAAAAGCACATGCACGAACACAAGCACAGTCATTAGAAAGATACCGTGGTAGCGATATTGACTGAACTTACTTTAGCCCATCACTAATGTATTTACCAGAATTACCAACTTCTGGTAAATTTAAAATTGGTAATAATCATTTGATTGTTAATAAAGAAGGTAAAAGTCAAATTAGTTATGGTGATGCTGCTGGGGCTATTATTAATGAGATCAGAGAACATCGCTTTGTAAAAAAACGTTTTACTGCTGGTTATGATAATTAG
- a CDS encoding aldo/keto reductase has translation MEILTKEQILQQKVKLNNDVKMPKFGLGTYLITDSLSVYNSVMWSLKNGYRHIDTAEYYKNEVYIGGAIKDFLEQNPDIKRQDLFITSKVWNNHHKYKDAKVAIKAIIERLKLDYLDLCLIHWPTKDSFECWKALEEFYEVGKIKAIGVSNFNDKQLKKLLKKIKVMPAVNQIETHPGFNQVSTVNFCYKKNITIVSWRTMLGGQAEHVPLLKELAQKYNTTAAHIALRWAWQLGQVVIPKSTTPERIINNPDIGGFELTPAEMLAIEKLPQAALGPHSNDNKFWKGIMID, from the coding sequence GTGGAAATACTAACCAAGGAACAAATTTTACAACAAAAAGTAAAATTGAATAACGATGTAAAAATGCCTAAATTTGGTTTAGGAACTTATTTAATAACTGATAGTTTAAGTGTTTATAATTCAGTAATGTGATCTTTAAAAAATGGTTATCGACATATTGATACTGCGGAGTATTATAAGAATGAAGTGTATATTGGTGGTGCTATCAAAGACTTTTTAGAACAAAATCCAGATATTAAACGTCAAGATTTATTTATCACTTCTAAAGTTTGGAATAATCATCATAAATATAAAGATGCAAAAGTTGCGATTAAAGCGATTATCGAACGCTTAAAATTAGACTATTTAGATTTATGCTTGATTCATTGACCAACTAAAGATAGTTTTGAATGTTGAAAAGCCTTAGAAGAGTTTTATGAAGTTGGTAAAATTAAAGCGATTGGTGTTTCTAATTTTAATGATAAACAGTTAAAAAAGCTTTTAAAAAAAATTAAAGTTATGCCTGCTGTTAATCAAATCGAAACTCATCCTGGATTTAATCAAGTTAGCACTGTTAATTTTTGCTATAAAAAAAATATTACAATTGTTTCATGAAGAACAATGTTAGGTGGTCAAGCCGAACATGTACCGTTATTAAAAGAATTAGCACAGAAATATAATACAACAGCTGCTCATATTGCATTACGCTGAGCTTGACAGTTAGGACAGGTAGTAATTCCCAAATCAACCACTCCTGAACGTATTATTAATAATCCTGACATTGGTGGCTTTGAATTAACGCCAGCAGAAATGTTAGCAATTGAAAAATTACCACAAGCTGCATTAGGTCCTCATTCTAATGATAATAAATTTTGAAAAGGAATTATGATTGACTAA
- a CDS encoding cation-translocating P-type ATPase: MIWNEKTKDLANQLNTNIVTGLSEEAAAKLLLETGTNQLPISKKKPIWKIILQHFLEPFVLVLIALAIVAVAIGQWQEASVVFLIVIVDAILSTYQEVKAATSLDALKKLVSSQSVVIRDGNKHDINAQDLVIGDLIYLEAGMFVPADVRIIQSYNLRTNESLLTGESTLVTKTTEALKDEKLSISEQTNIAFMSTAVATGSGLGIVHATAKTSEIGKITKLLQAEKELKSPLTKQMAFLIRLISIFALALGLVMFLVQFFVSEKRAIDSLIFGIALAIAVIPEGLQVIVTVALSLGSSRMAKKHAIIKHLPAVETLGQVDIICSDKTGTLTQNKMTVQKYYLTEVVQDADKFIRKNQQEQLFLDCLVLCNNSEFHKNKTVGDPTEAALVNFAEHLKFSTKEINTKHKRIYEIPFDSERKVMSTVNEYEKDTYVFVKGAADNMINVCSHILIGDERIKITPEIKKDILEKMDEMSNAALRVLGTSYKVITNEKKDYSNVDEIESQLTFLGLVGMIDPPRREVKGALVRTRRAGIDTIMITGDHLNTAVAIGQDLGLIENKSQAISGKLIDEMSEEALNANINQYRVFTRVSPEHKVRIVKALQSHNKIVSMTGDGVNDAPSLKAANIGVAMGITGTDVAKEASQMVLTDDNFSTIVDAIEEGRNIYNKIKRIVCFVLITNMAQVLAIVFGAIFKWDELLQPIQILWINLIVESVIAIPMSMGPNNPDLMLDKPIKRNDRIISGSWRFIGVVSVILSTLLILTFHFLPPILNEAITDGYVFVFVIMVNAPIFYAFSFVSGAKTSIFSKVTWRNKFIWMAALIAFFINALIIFTPKIQDAFSIHEAFRVTDWLICVVLSTIPMWLLEIYKGVRILISYIKNKKA; the protein is encoded by the coding sequence ATGATTTGAAATGAAAAAACCAAAGATCTTGCTAACCAGTTAAATACTAATATTGTTACAGGTTTAAGTGAAGAAGCTGCTGCTAAACTATTACTAGAAACTGGAACCAATCAATTACCAATTTCTAAAAAGAAACCAATTTGAAAAATAATTTTACAACATTTTTTAGAACCGTTTGTTTTGGTATTGATAGCTTTAGCAATCGTAGCTGTTGCTATTGGTCAATGGCAAGAAGCAAGTGTCGTATTCCTAATTGTGATTGTTGATGCCATATTAAGTACTTATCAAGAAGTTAAAGCAGCAACATCACTAGATGCTTTAAAAAAATTAGTTTCGTCACAATCTGTAGTAATTCGTGATGGTAATAAACATGACATTAACGCTCAAGATTTAGTAATTGGTGATTTGATTTATTTAGAAGCAGGAATGTTTGTTCCTGCTGATGTTCGTATTATTCAATCTTATAATTTACGTACTAATGAATCATTATTAACTGGTGAATCAACATTAGTAACGAAAACAACTGAAGCATTAAAAGATGAAAAATTATCAATTAGTGAACAAACTAATATTGCCTTTATGTCAACTGCTGTTGCTACAGGTAGTGGTTTAGGAATTGTTCATGCTACTGCTAAAACTTCAGAGATTGGTAAGATTACTAAATTGTTACAAGCAGAAAAGGAACTTAAATCACCATTGACTAAACAAATGGCGTTCTTAATTCGTTTAATTTCCATTTTTGCTTTAGCATTGGGTTTAGTAATGTTTTTAGTGCAATTTTTTGTTTCTGAAAAACGTGCTATTGATTCATTAATTTTTGGAATTGCATTAGCGATTGCTGTTATTCCTGAAGGATTACAAGTAATTGTAACGGTAGCATTATCACTAGGAAGTTCGAGAATGGCAAAAAAACATGCTATTATTAAGCATTTACCTGCTGTTGAAACATTAGGACAAGTAGATATTATTTGTTCTGATAAAACTGGTACTTTAACACAAAATAAAATGACAGTCCAAAAATACTATTTAACTGAAGTTGTACAAGATGCTGATAAGTTTATTAGAAAAAATCAACAAGAACAATTATTTTTAGATTGTTTAGTGCTTTGTAATAATAGTGAGTTTCATAAAAATAAAACTGTTGGCGATCCAACTGAGGCTGCACTAGTTAATTTTGCTGAACATTTAAAGTTTTCAACAAAAGAAATTAACACTAAACACAAACGAATTTATGAAATTCCCTTTGATTCAGAGCGTAAAGTGATGTCAACTGTTAATGAATATGAAAAAGACACTTATGTTTTTGTTAAAGGCGCTGCCGATAATATGATTAATGTTTGTAGTCATATTTTAATCGGTGATGAACGTATTAAAATTACCCCTGAAATTAAGAAAGACATTTTAGAAAAAATGGATGAAATGTCTAATGCTGCATTAAGGGTTTTAGGTACTAGTTATAAAGTTATAACTAATGAAAAAAAAGATTATAGTAATGTTGATGAAATCGAATCACAACTAACATTTTTAGGATTGGTAGGAATGATTGATCCCCCACGAAGAGAAGTTAAAGGAGCCTTGGTTAGAACGCGAAGAGCTGGTATTGATACCATTATGATTACTGGTGACCATTTAAATACTGCTGTTGCCATTGGTCAAGATTTAGGTTTAATTGAAAATAAAAGTCAAGCCATTAGTGGTAAACTAATTGATGAAATGTCAGAAGAAGCCTTAAATGCTAATATTAATCAATATCGCGTTTTTACGCGAGTATCACCAGAACATAAGGTTCGAATTGTAAAAGCTTTACAAAGTCATAATAAAATCGTTTCCATGACTGGTGATGGTGTTAATGATGCACCATCATTAAAAGCTGCTAATATTGGTGTGGCTATGGGAATTACTGGTACTGATGTGGCGAAAGAAGCTTCACAAATGGTTTTAACGGATGATAATTTTTCCACAATTGTTGATGCCATTGAAGAAGGGCGTAATATTTATAATAAAATTAAACGCATTGTTTGTTTTGTTTTAATTACTAATATGGCACAAGTTTTAGCAATTGTGTTTGGTGCTATTTTTAAATGAGATGAACTATTACAACCTATTCAAATTTTATGAATTAACTTAATTGTTGAATCAGTAATTGCTATTCCGATGTCAATGGGTCCTAATAATCCTGATTTAATGTTGGATAAACCCATTAAACGTAATGATCGGATAATTAGTGGTAGTTGAAGATTTATTGGTGTGGTTAGTGTTATATTAAGTACATTGTTAATATTAACATTCCATTTTTTACCACCTATCTTAAATGAAGCGATTACTGATGGATATGTTTTTGTTTTTGTTATTATGGTTAATGCTCCTATCTTTTATGCTTTTAGTTTTGTGTCAGGTGCTAAAACAAGTATTTTTAGTAAAGTCACATGACGAAATAAATTTATCTGAATGGCAGCACTTATTGCGTTTTTTATTAATGCTTTAATTATTTTTACCCCTAAGATTCAAGATGCCTTTTCTATTCATGAAGCATTTCGTGTAACTGATTGATTAATTTGTGTGGTATTGTCGACAATACCCATGTGATTATTAGAAATATATAAAGGTGTTAGAATTTTAATTAGTTATATTAAAAACAAAAAAGCGTAA
- a CDS encoding cation:dicarboxylate symporter family transporter, which yields MYQKRKDQSIAGFTSQSSNAALPIVAMTTLKEDLKVKDEGADTVMPFSTTIGLSGCAGVQAGIILSFLWFSVIVPGSFSNWNVAILFINGIFVTLLASLGICAVVTSWRLRWIRIWWLLFTCLWDNWCIRWIIWYGKNGS from the coding sequence TTATATCAAAAGCGCAAAGACCAATCCATTGCCGGCTTTACATCACAATCTTCTAACGCTGCACTACCAATTGTTGCTATGACTACTTTGAAAGAAGATTTAAAAGTTAAAGACGAAGGGGCAGATACAGTCATGCCGTTTTCTACAACGATTGGTTTAAGCGGTTGTGCTGGTGTTCAAGCAGGAATTATTTTATCATTCTTATGATTTAGTGTTATTGTTCCTGGTAGTTTTAGTAACTGAAACGTTGCTATCCTATTTATTAACGGTATCTTTGTAACTTTATTAGCATCTTTAGGCATTTGTGCTGTGGTAACAAGCTGGCGTCTTAGGTGGATTAGGATTTGGTGGCTTTTATTTACCTGTCTATGGGATAATTGGTGCATTAGATGGATTATTTGATATGGGAAGAACGGCAGTTAA
- a CDS encoding cation:dicarboxylate symporter family transporter has protein sequence MNTLAATNINLLRDFVGISHWQSLVAIIIFFGTIICLSIFIKKVKPKFPIRIFIGMTLGLTFAIVIQAITGFKSNNISNPGNATNPDYIEWVGQIARWIELLRNIFITGITMLTIPLVFLAIARITSKKNSNSKIIVKVSGIGITILLVNVAIAFGLGIVFKIGQGFDLSASGTYDKTAAKTIPEIIVSYIPSSLIGVFTQALIVLGALIGIAIKKLTKHNEERMDKVRNSLDTMWKIVISILMMFIKIMPFAVMSMLAAAIINQPIGALAKSLIISKAQRPIHCRLYITIF, from the coding sequence ATGAACACTTTAGCTGCTACTAATATTAACCTCTTGCGAGATTTCGTTGGAATTTCACATTGACAAAGTCTTGTTGCCATTATTATCTTTTTTGGTACTATTATCTGTCTTAGTATTTTTATTAAAAAAGTTAAGCCTAAGTTCCCGATTCGAATCTTTATTGGAATGACACTAGGTTTAACTTTCGCCATTGTTATCCAAGCCATTACTGGTTTTAAAAGTAATAACATTAGTAACCCTGGGAATGCTACTAATCCCGACTATATTGAATGAGTAGGACAAATTGCTCGTTGAATTGAGTTATTACGAAATATCTTTATTACCGGCATTACGATGTTAACAATTCCATTAGTATTTTTAGCGATTGCTCGTATTACTAGTAAAAAAAATAGTAATTCTAAAATCATTGTCAAAGTATCGGGAATTGGAATTACTATTTTATTAGTAAATGTAGCGATTGCCTTTGGTTTAGGTATTGTTTTCAAGATTGGACAAGGATTTGACTTATCTGCTAGTGGTACTTACGATAAAACTGCTGCAAAAACCATTCCAGAAATTATTGTTAGTTACATTCCTAGTAGTTTAATTGGTGTCTTTACCCAAGCATTAATTGTGTTGGGAGCATTAATTGGTATTGCTATTAAAAAATTAACTAAACATAATGAAGAACGTATGGATAAAGTTCGTAATAGTTTAGATACTATGTGAAAAATAGTTATTTCAATTTTAATGATGTTTATTAAAATTATGCCGTTTGCCGTTATGAGTATGCTAGCAGCAGCTATTATAAACCAACCAATTGGTGCCTTAGCTAAATCGCTGATTATATCAAAAGCGCAAAGACCAATCCATTGCCGGCTTTACATCACAATCTTCTAA
- a CDS encoding FAD-dependent oxidoreductase, protein MKIKVVIIGAGATGMGVASKLLRSETNSDKEFDIHVYQDQNYISLGACSIPYFIANEFKDAKLLNARVKNDYLHKTNGKNKIKIHLTQRVVKVDSLKQEVHVSNVKNLNGKVKPKVVHYQALVIATGALPKIPAPFSHGSLPHNVYNVFTKQDAVNLKVALKVAKKVTIVGGGFIGLEMAETCLKLNKDVTIIEMKDRLMADVVDKEFSQLILDELTSKNKIVNPKKIIKHARVMLNSQVEELMMTHNNVQDLRLRDLKDEKKGTTVPCDIVILAIGFDPNTQFLHDSNISLNKNKSIIINEYCQVPSKQNIAKKISNIYSGGDCAQVFSQFDKTPQYIPLATNANKMARIIAKNIQKPIHKYSGTLGSSIVRIGNLEIAKTGSFDTINKKDIGSVYIEDYDLPKYLPQSRSLYLKLFYHKTTFQLLSAHMAGYNHATLRINALATAIWNKMDIRDLQNLDLVYSPPFARTTDIIHLASRKVKS, encoded by the coding sequence ATGAAAATAAAAGTTGTTATTATTGGCGCTGGTGCGACCGGAATGGGTGTTGCTAGTAAACTACTCCGTAGTGAAACAAATAGTGATAAAGAATTTGATATTCATGTTTATCAAGACCAAAATTATATTTCTTTAGGAGCATGCAGCATCCCTTATTTTATTGCCAATGAATTTAAAGATGCTAAGTTATTAAATGCACGAGTTAAAAATGATTATTTACATAAAACTAATGGTAAGAACAAGATTAAGATTCATCTAACCCAAAGGGTTGTAAAAGTAGATTCATTAAAACAAGAAGTTCACGTTAGTAATGTTAAAAATCTAAATGGGAAAGTGAAACCTAAAGTTGTTCATTATCAAGCATTAGTAATTGCTACTGGGGCACTACCTAAAATACCAGCACCATTTAGCCATGGTTCTTTACCACATAATGTTTATAATGTTTTTACAAAACAAGATGCAGTTAATTTAAAAGTTGCCTTAAAAGTTGCTAAGAAAGTAACGATTGTTGGGGGTGGTTTTATTGGTTTAGAAATGGCTGAAACTTGTTTAAAGCTAAATAAAGATGTCACAATCATTGAAATGAAAGACCGTTTAATGGCTGATGTTGTTGATAAAGAATTTAGTCAACTAATCCTTGATGAACTTACTAGTAAAAATAAAATTGTTAACCCTAAAAAAATAATAAAACATGCTCGTGTGATGTTAAATAGTCAAGTTGAAGAGTTAATGATGACACACAATAATGTTCAGGATTTACGTTTACGAGATTTAAAAGATGAAAAAAAAGGTACGACTGTCCCTTGCGATATTGTAATTTTAGCGATTGGTTTTGATCCTAATACACAGTTCTTGCATGACAGTAATATTTCATTAAATAAAAATAAATCCATTATTATTAATGAGTACTGTCAAGTTCCTTCTAAGCAAAATATTGCAAAAAAGATTTCTAATATTTATAGTGGTGGTGATTGTGCACAAGTCTTTAGCCAGTTTGATAAAACACCACAATATATTCCTTTAGCAACCAATGCTAATAAGATGGCACGTATCATTGCCAAAAATATTCAAAAGCCAATTCATAAATATTCAGGAACATTAGGTTCAAGTATCGTCCGTATTGGTAATTTAGAAATTGCTAAGACTGGTAGTTTTGATACAATTAATAAAAAGGATATTGGTAGTGTCTATATTGAAGACTATGACTTACCAAAATATTTACCACAATCTCGTAGTCTATATTTAAAACTGTTTTATCATAAAACTACTTTCCAACTATTATCTGCCCATATGGCAGGGTATAATCATGCCACATTGAGAATCAATGCCTTAGCAACTGCCATTTGAAATAAAATGGATATTCGGGACTTACAAAACTTAGATTTAGTATACTCACCACCATTCGCTCGCACAACTGACATTATTCACTTAGCGAGTAGGAAAGTAAAATCATAA